The genomic stretch TCCACCGACCTTTTTacccaaacagaaaaaaaaactttaacgataaataaaagagaactcCATTCGTTACATTGCCAATCTTCACGTGATCACGTGGTAGAGAAGCGAGAATGGCCGTCGCCGTCGGGACAGGAGGAGGTTGTGCACAATGTGGGCCCCAACTCCCAACACTAGACGCTAACCGCAAATACAGTTAATCTGACAGGTAAAAAATGCTGGCCGACATGGGCATTATTTAAGTATATCTTTTGGCGGAGATCACCAATtctgactattttttttttttttgggtagaaatcacCAATTCTAACTGTTGCGATCGCAAAGTTGCTACGCTATGACACGCCCTGCAGTGACGGGGTTTCTTTGCCGTTTGTATCATATCAATCGATTCGTATCTTTATGTATCGAAAGATTCCCACACCAACATTATAAGaatcatggatttaggggatcggtctcagccgatactAATCCGATATAATCGATACgagaccaatacttgaaaccatggtgatAATCCTTCATGTCTCCTCATATATCCGAACTATGTAACTCTTTATTGACACTCTTTCTCCTCCTTGATAATGTGAGCCCTTCAACAAGACCTTTTCTCCCCGTGTGAATGGTGTGGCAAGGGGAAATTCCTCTTACATGATGGGAAACCctccccaacacccccccccaaaacttctaccttttttttgaatgaaaaccTACCTGGTGAGTTGGGTGAGCCAAACATTGTTCGACCGAGTAATGTTTTTATCTATGAATAGAGTACATGACCCAATAAGAAAAATCAAACTGTTACAATCCCATATCAACTTATGGAGACTGATCCCACATCGATTTCCTATGAAAATTGATGTGGATTGATATAGTTTTGGATCTCTTCACCTTGTAAGTCGGTTTATAGGGTTGAGTTCTTTTAAGATCGTAATAGTTATCAGAGCAACCGATCCTCGGCCCAACTCGTGCCCATATCTACTTATGGAAACCTAATTTTCCAAGAAAGTTTTTAGGTTTTCTTCACACAGTGGTGACATTTCAACCATCAACAATGATGATTGCACCCCTATTGTGGGaaggttgaaatgattttgggagCTTCATAAGTTCCATCCAACAACCAAAAGTGAAGTTCAGGGTATCTCTTCACCGTGTGAAAAGTATTAAAAGTACGAAAAGCGCGTAAAGATTGTGTATAGTGTATATATTACTTCTTATGAAATTCCAAAAAGGTCccaaaggagaaaagagggaATAGATAAATCGCTTACCGCTTCAATGTCAATTTTGTAAACaagcatttttcttctttccctgcAACTAGTCCTGTAGGCGACGACTGCGTGAGAAACCCCCAAAGCCAGAGAGCAAATGAACAGCGCCATTACCATTACTCTGTGATAACCTTCTCCATCACTTCCACTGCTACTTGATCCATCAAAGACATAAGAAGCCTTAAACGAAACAAAGATCAGAGACAGCAACGAAGACAGAGCTGTAACCCCCAAGTATGGCCCCCGAGAAAGCCTTGGCCCATCACAGAAATAATAAGAACCTGCAACAATCAAACActaatttcaataaaaaaaaaaattgaaaatttaacTAATTTAGAAGCAGAATTTGTGCTTGAGATGATTCAATTCTTACATATGATCACCGCTGATCGGGCGATGGAGATGAGAGGGATATCGATAAGAGAGTAACGGAAATCGTAACTTCTAAGATAAGAAGAGAAAGTCCCAAATGAAAGAGGAAGTGAAGTAGAGAGAATTGCAGAAGGAAGAAGCGCATCTGCTATGACAAGGACTACAGGAGCAGAGAAAATGATGAGAGAAATCAACATCGTCACCAAGACGAATAAGGTTTTCAAACCTCTCAAAAGCCTTCTCGATTTCTCATCTTTACTCAACCCCATCTCTGCTATCAATctgtttcctttctctctctttatcatCTTCTACTACAGAGCTTGACGGAAGGGAGTGATGGACTAAAAAGCCCCAATACTCGATGGAAACACGGAGGACACACGGAGCTTGTCGATCAAATTGGAAGCTTCGATTTATTCCCTTTGCAAATCAAAAGTAATTGCACACAAATGGATCTTCTATCAGATGTGGGAAAAGAAACAACTTTTCAAACAGAATTACTGCAACCACTTTTAGATAAATGGGATTAACgaacaaaagaaaaacgaaTCTAGTTCACCAACTAGGAAGTTTGATCTTCAATCAAAAAGAAAGATCGAATCAGAAATGTTTgcagaggagaagaaggggaaacATTGGAACCCTAACAAATGCGAGAAGCAGTAAGCTCGGTCTAAACGGAGGCTTCATTTTGTTCTCTTCCCTAACTGCTCATATCCTCATCGACCGATACTTCTGTCTCAATCAATCGAAACCgtcaaagttttattttttatatttaaataattaaaatggaaatgAAATTTAAGACGACCGTTGTTTCCTTTTGAATGAGAGAAACTAGCTAGTTCCCTCCTGGCTCTTCTTACTCGTTTTCTTGAAGGTCAAGTATACCATTTGTTTCCCTTGGGTCAACGGTTTTGTTTGGAATTGATTACTGAAAATGTATTTCTACCAACAAAAACTTAAtgaaaatttctcaaatttctagaaatggaaTATCTTCGAGGGGAAGACAAGAGCAAAACTTGGTTCGGAAGCCACTACACAACTTCCTCTTGGAAGACTCTTCCTACTTGTGACTTTTACTTTAAATATCGGGTATCGGATTGGTAATGGCCGATAACGATATAATATTGATCTGGATCAGTCTATATCGACTTGGATGATTAGTTTTATATTCGTAGATTCTTGCTCGATACAAATTGCACACAAGGTGTCAAATGAAGTTGCAGCGGAGAAGATCGAAGTCAGCTCTCGTGGGGAATTCTTTGATGCTCAAGTTAGGAATCCGGCTTGCCCTGCCATATGTTAGTCATCATACGACGGATTGGATTTATGCACATCTGGTTTCATCCCTACTTTTCATTACAATTTTATCCTTCATTTGATACCAATGCCTAATCCAAGATCTatcaagtatcaatatcagCTTCAGCCATATCAATATGGTTACTGTGGAAGGTTAACCTACACACAAAGAGTCAAAGGAATAGGGTACAGGGAGACGGCTAGAGAGAAATCTAAAATGACTCTCAAATGTCTAAATTAGTTCTCTTAGCAAACAATAGTAAGTTTAGGTCCTTTAGGAACAAAAGAGTTGCACTCTTAGTGAAGAGAATTTGTGTGTCTTTGTCGATGTACCTAGGGTGCAATTTGGATATATAAACAAGATGAAGGAGGAATGGCCTGGATTCATGTAGCCCAAAGGCCATGCTAATTATGTGGAACATAGTTCATATAGGCAAGGTTGTTGGTGTGACAAGTCATTGTGGGTCGATGTTCAAATAGGACAGGCGATGGTGTTACAAATCATTGTTCCATTATCGAATGTTATTTCTTTCGTGGTCTTAGTAGCATTTGTTAAATTAAGAGTTCCTAAAGTATCGTAGTGTGGAAGTTCGAGTGGCATATGCACATGCAgcttgattatgtgcattagatgtTCTTTGTAGCTATAGATTTTCCAGGTGCTAGGTCTAGTCTAGGCTGATCTTGTCAAGTATCGAACCCTAATTGGAGAGCTAATTCTTGGCATCGAAATCAATATTTAGAATCCTAACAAGGACCTTTCTCTATGATATAGTGCtactttttttttgaaaatgttaTAATGCAACTATAATAGTTCGAAAaaccttttttctttcaaaacctGTTGAGTTTAGTaagtcatttttctttttccctttattatttttaaggaaaaagaaatactCCTAATGCCATCCCCATGCACCTTCCTAGCATGGGGCAATGAAAAGACTACCCTTCCCCTCCATAAAATGCTTATGTGCACATTGACTGGCCTAATAAAaaccctttattttattattattattatttttatatatgtCGTCCTTCTTCATGGGGTGTTAATAttcaaacaaataaacaatATTCTTAGAATTTATTTAGTTGGATTTTACTTAGTTTCACATGACTCGAAAatttactattaaaaaaaaaaaacatccagGTAATAAAACTCGGATTGACTTGTATACGGTCTGTTCATTTCTTAAACCTGAATGAATCTTCATGGCTCTTGactaaatttaatatttttatatttcaattGGAGTCAAAATCTAATTTTTCAATCATCTATAatagataattttattattattttactattttattaattaaaatacaaaataataacaaattaattttgaatgccaaaatcaaaataaacatgCTTTAGTACCACCAATTCTGAGATCAGAAATGACGCctatttcaattccaattaacGAAACTCACTCAATCCAACTTGATTTcaaatacccaaaaaaacagaaaaaacgtGACAAGAATTGGTGAACGAAGGAAGAACAAGAGCATAGCCGGCTTGCAATGGGACCCACATTATAATAATAGCCGCCAACGGTCAGGTCAGCGAAGGATGCGCTCAGGGCGAATGCCGGCGCGCAACGTATGGGTGTGGGtaatcccaattttttttcagattattAGTCAAACGTTGACCGTCCATGTGAGAATCTAGATTCTTGGATTCTAGACGCCGGGTGACCTCTATCATGTAGGGGTCTTTAGTGGATCAAATAAATCGGGTTGGAGGATCCGAGAGACCTACGCAGATTCGCAGAGTTTTCCAAGGCAAGACTGCAAGAGTGCATGAAACGCTATTCCCAAGAGTAAGGTTCCCTTCACTTTTCTTGGGAAATTTTATTTTCCGAGGCGAGATTGCATGAACGCATTTCCCAAGAGAAAAAGGTTCCCTGTAACTGAGAATTCGTTTCCAAGGAAACTGATTCAAAACTCTGAGGAACGTGGGACGGCGCCATATTTGAAGTGTTTGAATGTCgagaaaagaaataatataataaaacaaaattcataatttattatttatgtgCCTATGTTTTTCCTTAaagtcaatttttttaatattttcttttctacaCACATGCTAAGTAATAAGTATTTGGTTGTTTGGATGGTGGTAAATAAAAACGGATTGGATTCaaccaaaaatgacttcaaataAACCGGAATTGtcttggaattgaaattgcttGGGAACTGATTGAAATCGGTTTAAACTCTAAAAGTCAAGTACAAATTAACTGATCTGAAGCAATTAGATACCCGAATTTAGGGATCTGATTTCGATTTCTCAAACCATGGTCGTAAAAATATGGAATTATTTATGAGATGAAATCATGCATAGCCTAAAGTAAAACAGTTTAATTCCCTTTGAGATCCTCTCCCGAGTGTGTGTCTATGCTGACCGTTCTTCACATGTGGGTATTACCACCATGAGATTGGTTTGAACCATCGCAATAGACTCTTTGAACTCTCTTTGGCTAGAAATCCCAATtacattttttgtttcaaatttaTACAAAGGAATCATATTAAATGTGTATTAAGCCTCTtattggagaaaaagagaatgTGTATTAAGTCTATTATgtacatattattattgtgCGTGTTTTTTGCTCCAtcgaattttttaaaatatgattGATGTTTAAGCCCCTTTAATATCTGTACGTATCCATACCTCGTTTTTTTAACTATATCTAAATGTACTATAGATAGTTGACACATTAGATCGGCCAAATGTCAAATTCTGGATCAGTAGATAGTGATATTTGTGTATTTAACTTTTCCTAGAATTTTCAGCcactaaaccaaattaaatagAGTTGATAATTCtacaaaaaccaaatcaaatctgaTTAACTCTTCATAGTGATGCGAAAGAAAATCCAATAATAATATTCACACATTGAACTTTTCCTCTTCTATTTTCAGCCACAAAACTTAAATTAAAAGTTGACATCCTCACTATTTCTCAAAATTCTATATCAACACATGAAAATCACCCTTTAGGGTAGGAcatttttcttaatatattGGATTAAGACTTGCCAAAGTAGTAGAAGATGACATACTCACAAGGTTTGGAGACTAGTTAAGTTATCGCGTGGTAGAATTTCACGTCGTTAAGGAAACATTTTCTTATATTAACAATATAATTagtttatattatatgttttttgtttatccattaatttatattattttataaaagGATTTTATATCCTATTCAATTGTAAAAAatattgaattcaaatttggTATGTCTGAGATAAAATATACACCATGTCAAATATTATTATGGGATAGGAATAGGCACATCATTCACATGTGGCAGGTTAGCAAGCAACACCAATAAGGGCACAGGACAAAGCATCATACAGGATGGGTAagggtcatttcaaagggggaagagagagatagacaaagcAGGCACTAGCCGATGAAATTAGAAAAAGTTTGTTAGAACAAATACCAataaatacgaaaaaaataagCATATATTCATACAAGATGATacagatttaacgaggttcacacaccaatgtaGTGTGTTACATCttcaggcgaagaagaagatgattcactatataAAAAAGATGTTACAATGGAGATCGCTCAAGAAGACCCAAATTGCAACAAGAAAACTCACCCAGAAACCCTAAGACGAAAACCCCCAAATCTTACAATACTTGCTAatatatatactcctccaagtcgggTTCCTCCATCGGATCACGGTCAGTTGGGTTGTATTGTACCGTGGGGGTTATATCCCCAATACGAGATAAGTGTTGGACTCCAAACCCTGCAACTATCATAattcttaggaaaaaaaatcccattcagGTTGCCACTAAAATATGTCGAAGctggtcattcttcaaaatgggtcaagaattcaaggcAAACATAATAAAGTTTTCCTATGAAATAAAAGTACACCCATCTGAACTCCTCGatcaagagagaaaataattttcctatgaccatggatgaaggaaaactgcctCCAATCAGATTTGATTGGTTTACATCCTGAAGGGAGTTATAAGAAATATAGTGACTTGTTAAACTCAATTTGGAAGACCAACAGTCCAAAAACAAGTTAATGGAAAGATTTCATTGGACCTCTTTGCATCAAGTAGTTTCTAGATGAGTTGTTTCACTGATTGATCAGAGTAAATTTGAGATCCAGTCCTCAAATGGGTTGAGAATAATGTGATAACGTATCTCATAATGTAGGACAAGgtatatttctctttcttcctcggaataatttttttttctttcccaatAGCCATTTAATGTTGGGTCAATGCTCTGCAAGGTTATGCATCTACCATGTCTAAGAGTACCTGTAGTGACTTAACTTAGTTGGATAAAAAATGTAGAATGTTCAGTTGGCAATATCTGTACATAAACATTAATACAACTTCAATTCTCTAAGACCATAGAAATTCACGAATTGCTCACAATTTGACTATTTAAAGATCTAAAACTCATCAAACTCATTGGAATTATGTATACCATACAGTCCGGGGGAGAAGTCAAGCACCTAGGATTTTCATAATCAATTATGAGATTAAGTTGTAGAAGTTTGGACATAATTATCTAACATGATTGAGTTTCCTGTTTGGCTGCATGCCTGCATGCATAGCGTACATTAATGCCTTCTtgtattttatctattttttttctaaaaggggtagatatgtcatttcaaagGATGAGAGAGATTGATGCAGGGAATTGAATTGATAGTGTATGCTAAATGTATAGCGATGCCTCTAACATGCTCTTCCTCCTTGATCCCTTGTATATATGAACTATGCAACATCTCCTCTTATGCCCCCACTGATTTGGTGTGGGGTTTCCATTCTACACCTATGGTGTAGCAATCCCCTAcccttaaaaataatttaaaaaacctCAATAATAAGGTGGAAACAAGAACAACAGCTATCAATTCGTGTACCATACTTCAtactttttttgggtaaccAAACCATACCTAATTCATACTTAAGTTATCTAAAGGAATAAGTTGAAATAACATTTAACTATGAAAAATCATACAAGAAGAGCAATGAGGCAAAGCTTTAATAAGAAACATATAAGCGCAATCAAAATCTAAATCTAGATTTTGTAGGCTTCGGGGCTAATTTTAATATGATAGGGTTCTTTGAGCAAGTGGCATAAAGGGGAGCACCAATGAGGAGTGGGTGTCATACATTAGAGGGTAGAGAGGTCATTTCATAtaaggagagaggagaaagataCAATGGTGCTAATGTACTCTACCCCAACAGCTTAGATAACATTTTTTCATCTAATACTTTGAACAACCATCATGCATCACCAATGCATCATGGTTGATgttataaactttttttttttttttgtgatcatTTTCAAGGGTTTATACTCTTGAAGAGAAAGGACTATAGGAATAAAGGAGTTGTTGAGGTGCAATATCCGAATAACACTACACCTTCCATACAAATCAAAGGCACCAAATTTTTTGCATGTGAAATATATTTGAAATAACAACTAATTCTACCAAGAACCATAGTTTGCAATGATTAAGAGCATTGAAACTGAACCAaggccaaagaaaaaaatttcatgaggagtttttttttccaattttggaTTACTTTTAGAAGTGAATAAGGAAAAACAAGGTGGAAATATTGGTTGTTCATGATTTACATCTAATGAAAGTGGATATTTTATTTGGATCTATTCTTGAAAAATGTTTCTTGGCAATAAGAAAGGGAATGTTGAGAAGTTTTACTAGGTTCTACATGTAAAAAGCCTATATCTTGCAATGAGGAAAATAAAATGGCCAATCAAATTATTCCACAATACAGATTTACAATAACATTGTTGTTCAATGTGGTtgcaagtaaaaggaaagaaaaagaagtgacAAATGCAAGACTCTCACGTGATTATGTTTAATGCACATATTGTATGTGCACTCACACTAGTATTTTGAAATATTCGTTCTGAACAATATATAATGTAACGTCCATATAGActctaacaaaaataaaaaataaaaaataaaaaaaaatcgatatACATAGGGTGTCTAGTCTTACCGCTAGTCAATACCGATTTTGAgtgaaaacttcaagaaaaacataatttgtCAAATATCATGCATAACAAATGaatttaatattaaataaaaattctgGGTTTGATGGACAGATTTCCAAAAATAAGCATATCATTTCTTGTACAAATCCATTTATTAGGTATAGACATTTGTACAAGAGTAATTAGTAAAATCTCTTTAGAAATTTACAGAAAAATAGGTATTTATGAGAGAAACATTTCATGTACCATTTGTTATCAGTTCACtcaccactttttttttggtagaaatcagTCCACTTTCCTTAGAGAAAGCAAAATGAGGAACTACCTTAAACTGACAAAATTTCTAGGGTTATATACCGTATTCCAAGTAATAGGGGCGCTTTTTATATCAACACCTCTTCAGAAAGCAGAACCAATAGAATTCAATGTACCACACACTTTATTAGGCAATAAGAAACACGACATCCAATAATTTGGGGCAGAATTGAGAACCGACTTACTTAAAATGCCACACCTAGc from Macadamia integrifolia cultivar HAES 741 chromosome 11, SCU_Mint_v3, whole genome shotgun sequence encodes the following:
- the LOC122093441 gene encoding uncharacterized protein LOC122093441 — encoded protein: MIKREKGNRLIAEMGLSKDEKSRRLLRGLKTLFVLVTMLISLIIFSAPVVLVIADALLPSAILSTSLPLSFGTFSSYLRSYDFRYSLIDIPLISIARSAVIICSYYFCDGPRLSRGPYLGVTALSSLLSLIFVSFKASYVFDGSSSSGSDGEGYHRVMVMALFICSLALGVSHAVVAYRTSCRERRKMLVYKIDIEAITACNKGFPVYQKIRPDESEVKLRIGVGLGKMLP